From Scytonema millei VB511283, the proteins below share one genomic window:
- the lpxB gene encoding lipid-A-disaccharide synthase — protein sequence MTNDYRIFISTGEVSGDLQGALLVEALHRQSRDRNLPLEIVALGGDRMAAAGARLLANTASIGSVGTVWEAIPFVLPTLKIQSQTKQYLQQHPPDLVVLIDYAGPNLALGSYIRRTFPQVPIVYFIAPQMWVWWSNRGEIDRLVKMTDRLLAIFPAEASYFKRLGMSVTWVGHPLLDRVQTAPSREVARAKLGIAPEALSIALIPASRHQELKYLLPAMFQAAKAIQAKLPQVRFWIPLSLEIYRQPIAQAVKDYGLQATILSGQTLEAIAASDLAITKSGTVNLEIALLDVPQVVIYRVSRFTAWIARNFLKINLPLISPPNLVVNREIVPELLQDRATPENITQQALELLLNPTRRQQVLTDYQQMRSLLGETGVGDRAATEILQMLLARSRESGVW from the coding sequence ATGACAAATGACTACAGAATTTTCATTAGTACGGGCGAAGTTTCGGGCGATCTTCAAGGAGCTTTACTTGTAGAAGCATTGCACCGTCAAAGCCGCGATCGCAATCTGCCTCTAGAAATTGTTGCCTTGGGAGGCGATCGCATGGCAGCAGCTGGCGCTCGTCTTTTGGCTAATACTGCCAGCATTGGTTCTGTTGGTACTGTCTGGGAAGCAATCCCATTTGTCTTACCTACCCTCAAAATTCAAAGCCAAACTAAACAGTATCTCCAACAACATCCACCCGATCTTGTCGTACTCATAGACTATGCCGGACCCAATTTGGCTTTAGGCAGCTACATCCGGCGAACTTTTCCCCAAGTTCCAATCGTGTATTTTATTGCTCCCCAAATGTGGGTCTGGTGGTCTAATCGGGGAGAAATCGATCGCTTAGTCAAGATGACGGATCGGTTGTTGGCAATATTTCCCGCAGAAGCCAGTTATTTTAAACGCTTGGGCATGTCAGTTACTTGGGTAGGGCATCCTCTACTCGATCGCGTGCAGACAGCACCTAGTCGCGAAGTAGCAAGGGCTAAGCTAGGTATTGCACCAGAGGCTTTGAGCATAGCGTTAATTCCTGCCTCTCGTCACCAAGAATTAAAATATCTGCTGCCAGCAATGTTTCAAGCAGCAAAAGCAATTCAGGCAAAACTACCACAAGTACGTTTTTGGATTCCCCTATCTTTAGAAATCTATCGCCAACCGATCGCCCAAGCAGTAAAAGATTACGGCTTACAAGCAACTATACTTTCCGGTCAAACTTTAGAGGCGATCGCAGCATCTGACTTAGCAATTACTAAGTCTGGCACGGTAAATCTAGAAATTGCCTTGTTAGACGTGCCGCAAGTTGTAATTTATCGCGTCAGTCGGTTTACAGCGTGGATCGCCCGCAATTTCCTTAAGATTAACTTACCCTTGATCTCGCCACCGAACTTAGTTGTCAATCGCGAAATCGTCCCTGAGTTACTTCAAGATCGAGCCACGCCAGAAAATATTACCCAACAAGCTTTAGAATTGCTCCTCAACCCAACCCGCCGCCAGCAAGTTTTAACAGACTATCAGCAAATGCGATCGCTTCTAGGAGAAACAGGTGTAGGCGATCGTGCTGCTACAGAGATATTGCAAATGTTGTTAGCCAGGAGTCGGGAGTCGGGAGTCTGGTGA
- the lpxA gene encoding acyl-ACP--UDP-N-acetylglucosamine O-acyltransferase — translation MKTLIHHTAAIHPGAELHPTVEVGPYAVIGREVKVGPETTIGAHVVLEGPTEIGARNQIFPGAAIGLEPQDLKYDGGSSMVKIGDGNRIREYVTINRATLTGEATIIGNNNLLMAYAHVGHNCIIEDSVTIANGVALAGHIHIESRATISGVLGVHQFVHIGKLAMVGGMSRIARDVPPYMLVEGNPARVRSLNIVGIKRAGIAQAEQGQVYGSLKKAFRILYRSDLTLSQALEQLELIADNEHVQHLLQFLRMSQMKPRRGSIPGRQLPNGDEEIC, via the coding sequence TTGAAAACACTCATTCATCATACTGCTGCAATCCATCCAGGGGCAGAACTACACCCGACTGTAGAGGTAGGTCCCTACGCGGTTATTGGTCGGGAAGTCAAAGTTGGTCCCGAAACTACCATTGGCGCTCATGTTGTGTTGGAGGGACCAACAGAAATTGGGGCGAGAAATCAAATTTTTCCGGGAGCGGCAATTGGGCTAGAACCACAAGACCTTAAGTACGATGGCGGTTCCTCAATGGTAAAAATTGGTGACGGCAATCGTATCCGCGAGTACGTCACCATCAACCGCGCCACTCTTACCGGAGAAGCCACGATTATCGGCAACAATAACTTATTAATGGCTTATGCTCATGTAGGTCATAACTGTATCATTGAAGACTCTGTGACGATCGCGAATGGCGTAGCTCTAGCCGGACACATCCACATTGAATCGCGTGCCACCATCAGCGGAGTTTTGGGCGTACATCAATTCGTGCATATCGGAAAACTAGCAATGGTGGGTGGAATGAGTCGTATCGCTAGGGACGTGCCACCCTATATGTTAGTAGAAGGCAATCCCGCCCGAGTGCGATCGCTGAACATTGTAGGCATTAAACGCGCCGGGATTGCCCAAGCAGAACAAGGGCAAGTCTATGGTTCTCTGAAAAAAGCTTTTCGGATTCTTTATCGTTCCGATCTCACTCTCAGTCAAGCTTTGGAACAATTAGAGCTAATAGCAGATAACGAACACGTACAACATCTATTGCAATTTTTGCGAATGTCCCAAATGAAACCCAGGCGCGGTTCCATTCCCGGGCGACAATTGCCCAACGGTGACGAGGAAATATGTTAG
- the fabZ gene encoding 3-hydroxyacyl-ACP dehydratase FabZ: MSSLIQVNSPDSPASDDANLQHLDRQTEVTPTPEKTTLTVEQIHALLPHRYPFALVDRIIEYIPGKKAVGIKNVTFNEPHFQGHFPQRPLMPGVLIVEAMAQVGGVVLTQMQEMDGNLFVFAGMDKVRFRRQVTPGDQLVMTVELLWVKRRRFGRMQARAEVDGQLAAEGELLFSLVE, encoded by the coding sequence ATGTCATCCCTGATCCAAGTCAATTCCCCAGATTCTCCTGCTAGCGATGATGCTAATCTTCAGCACCTCGATCGCCAAACTGAAGTTACTCCTACCCCAGAGAAAACAACCCTCACAGTCGAGCAAATTCATGCACTTTTGCCTCATCGCTATCCTTTTGCCCTGGTAGACAGAATTATTGAGTACATCCCAGGAAAGAAAGCTGTTGGGATCAAAAACGTGACTTTCAACGAACCTCATTTTCAGGGGCATTTTCCCCAAAGACCATTGATGCCTGGAGTTTTGATTGTAGAAGCTATGGCACAAGTCGGTGGAGTTGTGTTAACTCAAATGCAGGAAATGGACGGCAATTTGTTTGTGTTTGCTGGCATGGATAAAGTTAGGTTTCGGCGACAAGTAACTCCAGGAGATCAGTTGGTGATGACAGTGGAACTGTTGTGGGTAAAGCGTCGTCGTTTTGGGAGAATGCAAGCCCGTGCTGAAGTTGACGGTCAACTGGCAGCAGAAGGCGAATTACTCTTTTCCCTTGTAGAGTAA
- the lpxC gene encoding UDP-3-O-acyl-N-acetylglucosamine deacetylase — translation MDRRQKTGGQGDKVDKMEGVRSEERGVREKQGRQGGQGEQGGRGAEEKLPLCSKFRILNSPHSSQHTLAGTISQSGVGLHSGETSQVRILPAAAGEGRYFVRVDLPTQPIIPARVGAVGQTVLSTQLEAGAASVRTVEHLLAALAGSGVDNARIEIDAAEVPLLDGSARIWAEAIAKVGRSPLPAPTIVPQLLEPVWVREGDTFVAALPAPETRFTYGIDFETAAIGNQWHSWTYNTSTFAAEIAPARTFGLATQIEFLRSQGLIKGGSLENAIVCTPQTWLNPPLRFANEPARHKILDLVGDLCLLGTFPNAHFLAYKASHKLHVQLAQLLEQKMKS, via the coding sequence ATGGATAGGAGACAGAAAACAGGAGGACAAGGGGACAAGGTAGACAAGATGGAAGGAGTGAGGAGTGAGGAGCGAGGAGTAAGGGAAAAGCAAGGGAGACAAGGAGGACAAGGGGAACAAGGAGGTAGGGGAGCAGAGGAGAAACTTCCGCTCTGCTCTAAATTCCGAATTTTGAATTCCCCTCACTCCTCACAGCACACGCTCGCAGGAACGATAAGCCAATCGGGAGTCGGATTGCATAGTGGCGAGACTAGCCAAGTTCGCATTTTACCCGCCGCAGCGGGGGAAGGGCGCTACTTCGTGCGGGTCGATTTGCCAACTCAACCAATAATTCCTGCTCGCGTTGGAGCGGTTGGTCAAACCGTACTGTCGACGCAACTCGAAGCTGGAGCAGCATCCGTTCGCACTGTAGAACATTTGCTGGCAGCCCTAGCAGGAAGCGGAGTCGATAATGCCAGAATTGAAATTGACGCGGCAGAAGTGCCGTTGTTAGACGGTTCGGCTCGGATTTGGGCAGAGGCGATCGCCAAAGTTGGGCGATCGCCTCTGCCAGCGCCTACTATTGTCCCCCAGCTATTAGAACCCGTTTGGGTACGCGAAGGCGATACATTTGTCGCAGCTTTGCCCGCCCCAGAAACCCGCTTTACTTACGGAATTGACTTCGAGACTGCGGCGATCGGCAATCAGTGGCATAGTTGGACGTATAATACATCTACATTTGCGGCAGAAATTGCCCCCGCACGCACTTTCGGTTTGGCAACCCAGATCGAATTCTTGCGATCGCAGGGGTTAATTAAAGGTGGAAGTCTTGAAAATGCTATTGTTTGTACCCCCCAAACATGGCTGAATCCACCATTGAGATTTGCAAATGAACCAGCACGTCATAAAATTTTAGATTTAGTAGGAGATTTGTGCTTACTGGGGACATTCCCCAACGCTCATTTCCTTGCTTATAAAGCAAGCCACAAACTACACGTTCAACTTGCCCAACTGTTGGAGCAAAAAATGAAATCATGA
- a CDS encoding BamA/TamA family outer membrane protein: protein MRLFRVWVAIAAIASFRQVMLVQMPATYAAPADRAITGQEKQFKSQKLKVKNNSKIVQIPNSEFRSLPPRKGIPNSLTSSRQVLIASLKGEQAVIATPKLAAKKLVAKESFSLKPSTKKPSTNRNDRHPSEHGAAALKTRAIAQLDSQDETPRGIEIPINRDRQPAPDSDNPAAPTTEPATPPTVPVQPAPGTESLPQQETPNRIQVPVTPNGAPAPGSVPNQPNPPIPPSTPAPEQTQPPTDALPPTPTQPGTPGETQPTPETQPEAAEPRVLVAEVAVSSETGTLTEELQNEVYRAIRTAPGRTTTRSQLQEDINAIFATGFFANVRAIPEDTPLGVRVAYIVQPNPTLGRVQIEANPGTNVPSVLPPKLVEETFKPQYGNILNFRRLQEGIKQLNQWYQKNGYVLAQVIAAPQVAPDGTVTLQVSEGVVEDIQVRFVREGEATDDEGKPIRGRTRDFIITRELALKPNNVFNRNVVQSDLQRVYGLGIFEDVNVALNPGQDPRKVIVVLNVDERRSGSLGLSGGISSASGLFGAVSFQQNNLGGNNQKLGAELQVGTERSELLFDLRFTDPWIAGDPYRTSYTVNLFQRRSISLIFDGDDENIEVGDPDDGVRPRVRRQGGGVTFTRPLSRNPLARSEWTASAGLQYQRVSIRDDDGEVTPEGRFNGREDIPLSFSDDGSDDLLTVQLGAVRDLRNNITTPTDGSFLRLGVEQSIPIGSGSILLNRLRGSYSQYIPVNFTSFNEGPETLAFNIQAGTVIGDLPPYEAFSIGGSNSVRGYGEGELGSGRSFVTATAEYRFPIFSVVGGALFVDFGSDLGTAGNVPGEPAVLLDKPGTGVGYGVGVRVNSPLGPLRLDYGLNSDGDSRIQFGIGEKF from the coding sequence ATGCGTTTATTTCGTGTATGGGTGGCGATCGCGGCGATCGCGAGCTTTCGGCAAGTCATGCTGGTGCAAATGCCAGCAACTTATGCGGCTCCTGCCGATCGGGCTATAACAGGACAGGAGAAGCAATTTAAAAGTCAAAAGTTAAAAGTCAAAAATAATTCTAAGATTGTCCAAATTCCGAATTCCGAATTCCGTAGCTTGCCTCCCCGCAAGGGTATTCCGAATTCTCTCACTTCTTCCCGTCAAGTATTAATCGCCAGCTTGAAGGGAGAACAGGCTGTAATAGCAACACCAAAATTAGCAGCAAAAAAATTAGTAGCTAAAGAAAGCTTTTCTTTAAAACCAAGTACAAAAAAACCAAGTACAAATCGTAACGATCGCCATCCGAGCGAGCATGGCGCAGCGGCGCTCAAAACGCGAGCGATCGCCCAACTCGACTCGCAGGACGAGACCCCCAGAGGAATTGAAATTCCGATTAACCGCGATCGTCAACCAGCACCGGATTCTGATAATCCTGCCGCACCAACGACGGAACCAGCCACACCGCCAACAGTACCAGTGCAACCAGCTCCAGGTACGGAATCTCTACCGCAGCAAGAAACGCCCAATCGCATTCAAGTTCCCGTGACTCCTAACGGCGCACCTGCACCAGGAAGCGTTCCCAATCAACCAAATCCACCTATTCCTCCATCCACTCCAGCACCAGAACAAACCCAACCGCCAACAGACGCTCTACCACCTACGCCAACTCAGCCAGGAACGCCAGGAGAAACTCAACCCACACCAGAAACTCAACCTGAAGCGGCAGAACCTAGAGTTCTTGTCGCAGAAGTCGCTGTGAGTAGCGAAACTGGTACTTTGACTGAAGAATTACAAAACGAAGTTTACCGAGCAATTCGTACCGCTCCAGGGCGAACGACGACGCGATCGCAATTACAAGAAGATATCAACGCCATTTTTGCGACAGGCTTTTTCGCCAATGTCCGGGCTATACCGGAAGATACACCCTTAGGCGTGCGGGTTGCCTATATCGTGCAACCTAACCCAACCCTTGGGCGAGTTCAAATCGAAGCTAACCCTGGTACAAATGTTCCGTCCGTCTTGCCTCCCAAATTAGTTGAGGAGACTTTTAAGCCGCAGTACGGCAACATTCTCAACTTCCGCCGCTTGCAGGAAGGCATTAAGCAGCTCAACCAGTGGTATCAGAAAAACGGTTACGTCTTGGCACAAGTGATCGCCGCACCCCAAGTTGCACCCGACGGCACAGTCACGCTTCAAGTATCGGAAGGAGTTGTTGAAGATATCCAAGTCCGTTTCGTGCGGGAAGGCGAAGCGACCGACGACGAAGGCAAACCAATTCGCGGTCGGACGCGAGATTTTATCATCACGCGAGAACTCGCCCTGAAGCCCAATAACGTATTCAATCGCAACGTGGTTCAAAGCGACCTGCAACGGGTTTACGGACTGGGGATATTTGAAGACGTAAACGTTGCCCTCAACCCCGGTCAAGACCCCCGTAAAGTGATTGTCGTGCTGAACGTGGACGAACGCCGCAGCGGTAGTTTGGGATTGAGCGGTGGTATTAGTTCTGCCAGTGGCTTATTTGGAGCAGTCAGCTTTCAGCAAAACAATTTAGGTGGCAATAACCAAAAATTAGGGGCAGAGTTGCAGGTTGGTACGGAACGGAGCGAGTTGCTGTTCGATCTCCGGTTCACCGACCCCTGGATTGCGGGCGACCCCTACAGAACTTCCTATACAGTCAACTTATTCCAGCGGCGATCGATTTCGCTCATTTTTGATGGAGATGACGAGAATATCGAGGTAGGCGACCCCGATGATGGCGTGCGTCCCCGCGTGCGGCGACAAGGTGGCGGCGTTACCTTTACCCGTCCGTTGTCTCGCAATCCCTTAGCTCGGTCGGAATGGACGGCATCCGCAGGATTGCAATATCAGCGCGTTTCCATCCGCGATGATGATGGTGAAGTTACGCCAGAAGGCAGATTTAACGGTAGAGAAGATATTCCCTTGAGTTTTTCTGATGACGGTTCAGACGATTTGCTGACCGTACAGCTAGGAGCAGTACGCGATCTCCGAAATAACATCACGACACCTACTGACGGTTCTTTCCTGCGATTAGGCGTAGAGCAATCGATTCCCATTGGTAGCGGCAGCATTCTTCTGAATCGATTGCGGGGTAGCTACAGTCAATACATTCCGGTCAACTTTACTAGCTTCAATGAAGGACCGGAAACTTTAGCTTTTAATATTCAAGCTGGAACGGTCATTGGCGATCTACCTCCCTACGAAGCCTTTTCCATTGGTGGTAGTAACTCAGTACGGGGTTATGGAGAAGGAGAGCTGGGCAGCGGACGCAGTTTTGTCACTGCTACAGCCGAGTATCGCTTCCCAATTTTCTCGGTTGTCGGTGGCGCTCTATTTGTCGATTTCGGCTCCGATTTAGGTACGGCGGGTAACGTACCTGGAGAACCAGCAGTTCTACTCGATAAACCAGGTACGGGAGTCGGTTACGGTGTAGGCGTGCGAGTCAATTCTCCCTTGGGACCCCTGCGCCTAGACTACGGCTTGAACAGCGACGGTGACAGCCGCATTCAGTTTGGCATTGGGGAGAAATTCTAG
- the purC gene encoding phosphoribosylaminoimidazolesuccinocarboxamide synthase, which translates to MVARSLLYEGKAKIVYTTTEPEILLAHFKDDATAFNAQKRGSIVGKGEINCTISTVLFQYLEKQGIPTHWLESISANQMRVRRLQILPLEVVVRNIAAGSLCQQTGLPLGTVLKQPLVEFYYKNDSLGDPLLTSDRLFLLELATPEQVNQLQQMALQINRYLGEFFQRCDLTLVDFKLEFGYDAQGQLRLGDEISPDTCRLWDVAETDPNRRVMDKDRFRRDLGNVETAYQEVLRRVLAQANEGDGSRE; encoded by the coding sequence ATGGTTGCACGATCGCTGCTCTACGAAGGTAAAGCAAAAATTGTTTACACGACAACAGAGCCAGAAATATTACTGGCACATTTCAAAGACGATGCCACTGCTTTTAATGCTCAAAAGCGAGGCAGTATTGTCGGCAAAGGAGAGATTAACTGCACCATCTCCACCGTGTTGTTTCAGTATTTAGAAAAGCAAGGCATTCCGACACACTGGCTGGAAAGCATCAGCGCTAATCAAATGCGCGTCAGGCGATTGCAAATCTTGCCGTTAGAGGTGGTCGTCAGGAACATTGCCGCAGGGAGTCTCTGTCAACAAACAGGATTACCTCTAGGGACAGTTTTGAAACAGCCGTTGGTAGAGTTTTATTACAAAAACGATAGTTTAGGAGATCCCTTATTGACGAGCGATCGCCTCTTTCTGCTAGAGCTAGCAACTCCAGAACAAGTCAACCAATTACAACAAATGGCGCTCCAAATTAATCGCTATCTAGGCGAATTTTTCCAGCGTTGCGATCTGACCCTAGTAGACTTCAAGCTAGAGTTTGGTTACGATGCTCAGGGACAGTTACGACTGGGTGATGAAATTAGCCCCGATACTTGTCGCTTATGGGACGTAGCTGAAACAGACCCCAATCGGCGAGTCATGGATAAAGACCGTTTCCGTCGCGACTTAGGCAATGTCGAAACCGCTTACCAAGAGGTACTGCGTCGCGTGCTAGCTCAAGCTAATGAGGGAGACGGGAGTAGGGAGTAG
- a CDS encoding polysaccharide deacetylase family protein has protein sequence MLPTRLYLFFAAQYFSCVLTFPVLLFAIEAQAQDKQNNSSTPAPSLSHCPQASPYGTELTSLATQLLQTTNWTEDKTKLFEFLSLKLGPQLAAYFNSSPYPNINERAKLAKVPILMYHDILPKKQVFFDVTPQEFEQHLQFIKQHGFTPISYDQLVIHLRTGLPLPEKPIMLTFDDGYGGHYEYVYPLLKKYGYPAVFSIYTFGVGNNVGRSHVSWEQLKEMAADPLITIAAHSVTHPEDLRRLSDDKLQMEVTESKQILENKLDIPIRYFTYPAGRYNQKVAAAVKQAGYLSALTMNDNDERFAGDSESLLAIDRFGQSNLTRAIANPESSILSQASGGMKIPNWGGEFDFSANVTFNKTTIDRTYLLLISGGRPMTIHAKSRYQVPEILADTAAVAGVDGGFFSLKVINSNIMIGPVLSQKANHFVPGNASENLRLAGRPLVLIGTQAVKYIPFDPFLHNTLEGIQAEMPDVTDAFVAAAWLVKDGQPRSRESFGNLFGFDAARRRAFWGINQAGQPTIGVAPRNVDAVKLGAVLAKAGLRDAVMLDSGDSSSLAYKGELLVPYTPRPVPHVVALLPPDGDEKANCLVVKR, from the coding sequence ATGCTGCCAACTCGCCTATATCTGTTTTTTGCTGCTCAATATTTCAGCTGCGTGCTGACTTTTCCCGTGCTACTTTTTGCGATTGAAGCTCAAGCGCAAGATAAGCAAAACAATTCCTCAACACCAGCGCCGTCTTTAAGTCATTGTCCGCAAGCTTCACCTTACGGTACTGAACTTACTAGTTTGGCAACTCAGTTGCTTCAGACGACAAATTGGACAGAGGATAAAACCAAACTCTTTGAGTTCCTTAGCTTGAAGTTGGGACCCCAATTAGCTGCCTATTTCAACTCCAGCCCTTACCCCAATATCAACGAAAGGGCAAAATTGGCAAAGGTTCCGATCTTGATGTATCACGACATCTTACCCAAAAAACAAGTCTTTTTTGATGTCACACCCCAAGAATTCGAGCAGCATCTTCAATTTATTAAACAACACGGTTTTACCCCCATCAGTTACGACCAACTCGTGATTCATCTGCGGACGGGTTTACCCTTGCCAGAAAAGCCGATTATGTTAACGTTTGATGACGGCTACGGGGGACATTACGAATACGTTTATCCGTTGCTGAAAAAATATGGCTATCCAGCCGTGTTTTCTATTTATACTTTTGGGGTAGGCAACAACGTCGGTAGAAGCCATGTCAGTTGGGAACAACTGAAAGAAATGGCAGCCGATCCTTTAATTACTATTGCCGCTCACAGCGTCACCCATCCCGAAGATTTGCGCCGCCTGTCCGACGACAAACTCCAAATGGAAGTGACTGAATCTAAACAGATTTTGGAAAATAAGCTAGATATACCGATCCGCTATTTTACGTATCCGGCTGGGAGATATAACCAAAAAGTTGCCGCAGCAGTCAAGCAAGCTGGTTATCTATCAGCGCTGACGATGAACGACAACGACGAACGCTTTGCTGGCGACTCGGAAAGTTTACTTGCCATCGATCGCTTCGGTCAATCTAATTTAACACGGGCGATCGCCAACCCAGAATCTAGCATTCTCTCTCAAGCTTCAGGTGGCATGAAAATTCCCAACTGGGGGGGAGAATTCGATTTTTCTGCCAATGTCACCTTCAACAAAACCACCATCGATCGCACCTACTTGTTATTAATCTCTGGTGGTAGACCAATGACGATCCATGCGAAAAGCCGCTACCAAGTACCAGAGATTTTAGCCGATACTGCCGCAGTTGCGGGCGTGGATGGGGGCTTTTTCTCGCTCAAAGTCATCAATTCCAATATCATGATCGGTCCCGTACTGAGTCAAAAAGCGAATCATTTTGTCCCTGGTAATGCGAGTGAGAATCTTAGGCTTGCAGGTAGACCGTTAGTATTAATTGGTACTCAAGCAGTTAAATATATTCCCTTCGATCCCTTCTTACACAACACGCTAGAAGGAATTCAGGCGGAGATGCCAGACGTAACAGATGCTTTTGTCGCTGCTGCTTGGCTGGTAAAAGACGGACAACCGCGATCGCGAGAGTCTTTTGGTAACTTATTTGGTTTTGATGCCGCGCGTCGTCGGGCTTTCTGGGGAATAAACCAGGCAGGACAGCCCACAATTGGCGTGGCTCCGAGAAATGTCGATGCTGTCAAGCTGGGTGCAGTATTAGCTAAAGCTGGGTTGCGAGATGCGGTGATGCTCGATTCTGGCGACAGTTCCTCTCTTGCTTACAAGGGTGAATTATTAGTCCCTTACACTCCTCGACCCGTGCCTCACGTCGTCGCCTTGCTGCCACCAGACGGAGACGAGAAAGCTAATTGTTTGGTGGTAAAACGTTGA
- a CDS encoding vWA domain-containing protein has product MAEALKLEDAVEFAENPEPRCPCVLLLDTSGSMQGVAIDALNEGLRTFKEELNQDNLARKRVEVAIVTFGSDVKVAQDFVTADIFEPPSLSAQGLTHMGGAILQGLDMIEARKGQYRSNGVNYYRPWVFLITDGEPQGEPDSIIDQATQRIRDDEAGKRVAFFAVGVESANMTRLSQIVVRSPLKLQGLNFKELFIWLSASMQRVSQSKPEDQVALPPPGWGVV; this is encoded by the coding sequence ATGGCTGAAGCTTTGAAACTTGAAGATGCGGTGGAATTTGCCGAAAATCCAGAACCGCGCTGTCCGTGCGTCCTGCTGTTAGATACTTCTGGCTCCATGCAGGGAGTAGCTATTGACGCTCTCAATGAGGGTTTACGCACTTTCAAAGAGGAACTCAACCAAGATAACTTAGCGCGCAAGCGGGTTGAAGTGGCGATCGTCACGTTTGGTAGTGACGTGAAAGTAGCTCAGGATTTCGTCACTGCTGACATATTTGAACCGCCTAGCCTATCAGCTCAAGGTTTAACTCACATGGGTGGGGCAATTCTCCAAGGGCTAGATATGATCGAAGCCCGTAAAGGTCAATATCGTAGTAATGGCGTGAATTATTATCGTCCTTGGGTGTTTTTGATCACGGATGGCGAACCGCAAGGAGAGCCAGACAGTATCATCGACCAAGCCACCCAGCGGATTCGCGACGATGAGGCAGGTAAGCGAGTCGCTTTCTTTGCTGTAGGGGTAGAATCAGCCAACATGACGCGCTTGAGCCAAATTGTTGTCCGCAGCCCCTTAAAGTTACAAGGATTAAACTTCAAAGAGCTGTTTATCTGGCTATCGGCAAGTATGCAGCGGGTTTCTCAATCCAAACCAGAAGATCAAGTTGCTCTCCCGCCACCTGGTTGGGGCGTAGTCTAA
- a CDS encoding SWIM zinc finger family protein, which translates to MTTSQSFQASREWWSQRWLDLLDSYRFKKRLERGRTYARQGNILSIKFEGSQVLARVQGTDPEPYKVSLYLEKFDDEQWGYVVETMSQKAVYAAKLLAGEMPQNIEEVFTANGLSLFPFTLSEVKSRCSCPDKANPCKHVAAVYYQLGDRFSEDPFVLFQLRGRTKDEVLTSLREFRSQEEKSKVKSQKSKFPDSHSATPGSRLPTASFWQYNESLDPSLVVIAPSLSGETVLDVLGEIPVAELETDEGDRGDATASGMVQKYLTDIYQQASQQAAIAAMSTG; encoded by the coding sequence ATGACAACGAGCCAAAGCTTTCAAGCTAGTCGAGAATGGTGGTCGCAACGCTGGTTAGATCTATTAGATTCCTATCGGTTTAAAAAACGGTTAGAACGCGGTCGGACTTATGCACGACAAGGAAATATTTTAAGTATCAAATTTGAAGGCTCTCAAGTATTAGCACGGGTGCAAGGTACAGACCCAGAACCATACAAAGTTTCACTATATTTAGAAAAATTTGATGACGAACAGTGGGGATATGTTGTAGAAACCATGTCCCAAAAAGCGGTTTATGCAGCCAAATTACTAGCAGGAGAAATGCCGCAAAATATTGAAGAAGTTTTTACTGCCAATGGTTTATCATTGTTTCCTTTTACCCTATCAGAAGTCAAAAGTCGCTGTTCTTGTCCTGACAAAGCCAACCCTTGCAAACATGTCGCCGCAGTCTACTATCAACTAGGCGATCGCTTCAGCGAAGATCCGTTTGTTCTGTTCCAACTACGGGGACGCACTAAGGATGAGGTTCTTACTTCTTTGAGAGAATTTCGTAGTCAAGAAGAAAAGTCAAAAGTTAAAAGTCAAAAGTCAAAATTTCCCGACTCCCACTCTGCCACTCCCGGCTCCCGACTCCCGACTGCCTCATTTTGGCAATACAACGAATCCCTCGACCCATCGTTAGTAGTCATAGCACCGTCACTCAGCGGCGAAACGGTTTTAGATGTCTTAGGAGAAATTCCCGTAGCAGAATTAGAGACTGATGAAGGAGATCGAGGTGATGCCACTGCATCTGGAATGGTACAAAAATACTTAACTGACATTTACCAACAAGCCAGCCAACAAGCCGCGATCGCAGCGATGAGTACTGGATGA